In a genomic window of Stakelama saccharophila:
- a CDS encoding GNAT family N-acetyltransferase — MTHDLPEGYTIASEQPSVADYRRLRRNAGLSPKSAEAGAAGLPNTWHAVVVRHCDAGVVGMGRIVGDGGLFFFIVDIAVEPAHQGRGLGKAIMAGLMTHLRANGPASAHVGLFADGEAHRLYARFGFKPTAPESIGMALVL, encoded by the coding sequence ATGACGCATGATCTCCCGGAGGGCTACACGATCGCTTCCGAGCAACCGTCGGTCGCCGACTATCGCCGCTTGCGCCGGAATGCCGGGCTCAGTCCGAAATCGGCCGAGGCGGGAGCGGCGGGATTACCGAACACCTGGCATGCGGTCGTGGTCCGTCATTGCGATGCGGGCGTGGTCGGCATGGGACGTATCGTCGGCGATGGCGGGCTGTTCTTCTTCATCGTCGATATCGCGGTCGAGCCTGCGCATCAGGGCCGCGGGCTCGGCAAGGCGATCATGGCCGGGCTGATGACGCACCTGCGCGCCAACGGCCCGGCAAGCGCACATGTCGGCCTGTTCGCCGATGGAGAAGCCCACCGCCTGTATGCGCGGTTCGGCTTCAAGCCGACGGCGCCGGAATCGATCGGGATGGCGTTGGTGCTATAG
- a CDS encoding DUF1697 domain-containing protein, producing MMRWAALLRGVNVGGNRKLPMADLRSFAEGLGLADARTLLASGNLVFSTDEREAGALETRLEAEARSALGLDTDFLLRNAADLDAVIAANPFPEAAQARPNHLLVLFHRDPVPPEPMQTLRHDGPERLAAVGRELFIDYPEGIGRSTLTPAMAKAKFPRCATARNWNTVLKLRALLA from the coding sequence ATGATGCGCTGGGCTGCGCTGCTGCGCGGCGTCAATGTCGGCGGCAATCGCAAGCTGCCCATGGCCGATCTGCGCAGCTTTGCGGAAGGGTTGGGCCTTGCCGACGCCAGGACGTTGCTCGCCTCGGGCAATCTCGTTTTCTCCACCGATGAACGCGAGGCGGGCGCGCTGGAAACGAGGCTGGAGGCGGAGGCGAGGTCCGCCCTCGGCCTCGACACGGATTTCCTGTTGCGCAACGCGGCCGATCTCGACGCCGTGATCGCCGCCAACCCGTTTCCCGAGGCGGCGCAGGCCAGGCCGAACCATCTGCTCGTCCTGTTCCACCGTGATCCCGTCCCACCGGAACCGATGCAGACGCTGCGCCACGATGGTCCCGAGCGGCTGGCGGCGGTCGGGCGCGAACTGTTCATCGACTATCCCGAAGGCATCGGTCGATCGACCCTGACGCCGGCCATGGCGAAGGCGAAGTTTCCGCGCTGCGCCACTGCCCGCAACTGGAACACGGTATTGAAACTGCGAGCGCTGCTCGCCTAG
- a CDS encoding uroporphyrinogen-III synthase — protein MSRTVVVLRPEPGNAATMARLAREGLAGRALPLFAVHALPWKARAADHDALILTSANAVRFGGEGLATLRTLPVYAVGMRTAEAASMAGFWIAHVGRTGKEALVAAAEARGVRRALHLAGREHGLTVNGPISTVAICYASDPVDVPAPAIDALAGQVALVHSPRAAERLAALVDAYRLARDRVAIAAISDAAGAAAGGGWRTVAVARRPTDADLVAAVHRLAD, from the coding sequence ATGAGCCGCACCGTTGTCGTCCTTCGGCCGGAACCCGGCAATGCCGCGACCATGGCGCGTCTGGCGCGCGAGGGTCTGGCGGGGCGCGCCCTGCCCCTGTTCGCAGTCCATGCCTTGCCCTGGAAGGCGCGCGCCGCGGACCACGACGCGTTGATCCTGACAAGCGCCAACGCGGTGCGCTTTGGGGGCGAGGGGCTGGCGACGCTGCGAACGCTTCCCGTCTATGCCGTCGGTATGCGAACCGCCGAGGCCGCATCCATGGCCGGATTCTGGATCGCGCATGTCGGGCGGACGGGCAAGGAGGCGCTGGTCGCCGCGGCCGAGGCGCGCGGCGTCCGCCGGGCGCTACATCTCGCCGGGCGCGAGCACGGCCTGACCGTGAACGGACCGATCTCGACGGTCGCCATATGCTATGCGTCCGACCCGGTCGACGTGCCTGCCCCGGCGATCGATGCGCTGGCCGGCCAGGTCGCGCTGGTGCATTCACCGCGCGCGGCGGAGCGGCTCGCCGCACTGGTCGATGCATACCGTCTTGCGCGCGACCGAGTGGCGATCGCCGCCATCAGCGATGCCGCCGGCGCCGCAGCCGGTGGCGGGTGGCGCACCGTCGCGGTCGCACGGCGCCCGACCGATGCCGATCTCGTCGCCGCCGTGCACCGCCTCGCCGATTGA
- a CDS encoding PRC-barrel domain-containing protein, whose amino-acid sequence MSNIDVDDHSLISSARVEGTAVYDRRAEKIGTIHSVMIDKVSGQVRFAILSFGGIFGIGARVYPLPWALLDYDPKLRGYSLSVTREDVEAAPYMALDKADRPHEVPEPAYRHWDEYL is encoded by the coding sequence ATGTCGAATATCGATGTTGACGACCACAGCCTGATTTCTTCGGCACGGGTGGAAGGCACCGCCGTCTATGACCGACGGGCGGAGAAGATCGGCACCATTCATTCGGTCATGATCGACAAGGTTTCGGGTCAGGTTCGGTTCGCGATCCTCAGCTTCGGCGGCATTTTCGGGATCGGCGCCAGGGTCTATCCGCTCCCCTGGGCGCTTCTCGACTATGATCCGAAACTGCGCGGCTATTCCCTTTCGGTGACCCGGGAGGATGTCGAAGCCGCGCCCTATATGGCGCTCGACAAGGCCGATCGCCCGCACGAAGTGCCGGAACCGGCCTATCGGCACTGGGACGAATATCTCTGA
- the hemC gene encoding hydroxymethylbilane synthase, whose protein sequence is MPRFRIGTRGSPLALTQANMVRDALIAAHGWDRETVEIVTVRTTGDRVQDRALAEIGGKALWTKELDRALSENAIDCAVHSMKDVETLRPAEIVIAAMLPRADVRDRIIGATSIEALRAGAVVGTSSPRRAAQLKHRRPDLSITLFRGNVDTRLAKLKAGEADATLLASAGLARLGRHDVGTPIPVESMLPAPAQGAIGIETREDDSRARKWLAAIDDPDTSACVRCERALLAALGADCHSPVAALATITGDLLTLSAELLALDGSAKVADRATGAIGDPAMPKRLASDLLAAAPHAIARLFTGR, encoded by the coding sequence ATGCCACGCTTTCGCATCGGAACCCGCGGATCGCCGCTTGCGCTCACCCAGGCGAACATGGTGCGCGATGCCCTGATCGCAGCGCATGGCTGGGACCGGGAAACGGTGGAGATCGTCACCGTTCGCACGACCGGCGACCGCGTTCAGGATCGCGCCCTTGCGGAAATCGGCGGCAAGGCGTTGTGGACCAAGGAACTGGACCGCGCGCTGAGCGAGAACGCAATCGACTGCGCGGTGCATTCGATGAAGGACGTGGAGACGCTTCGCCCCGCCGAGATCGTCATCGCGGCGATGCTGCCGCGCGCCGATGTTCGCGACCGGATCATCGGCGCAACCTCGATCGAGGCACTGCGTGCCGGTGCGGTCGTCGGCACCAGTTCGCCGCGACGGGCGGCGCAGTTGAAGCATCGCCGCCCGGACCTTTCGATCACGCTGTTCCGCGGCAATGTCGACACCCGCCTTGCCAAGCTGAAAGCCGGCGAAGCGGACGCCACCCTGCTCGCGTCCGCAGGGCTGGCGCGCCTGGGACGGCACGACGTCGGAACGCCGATTCCGGTGGAATCGATGCTGCCCGCACCGGCTCAGGGCGCAATCGGCATCGAAACCCGCGAAGACGATTCCCGTGCGCGCAAGTGGCTCGCCGCGATCGACGATCCGGACACCAGCGCCTGTGTGCGTTGCGAGCGGGCGCTCTTGGCGGCACTGGGCGCGGATTGCCACTCGCCGGTGGCGGCACTCGCAACGATCACAGGGGACCTTCTGACGCTGTCGGCCGAGCTTCTGGCGCTCGACGGCAGCGCGAAAGTCGCCGATCGCGCGACCGGCGCCATCGGCGATCCGGCCATGCCGAAGCGCCTTGCCAGCGATCTGCTCGCCGCCGCGCCGCATGCGATCGCGCGGCTGTTCACCGGGCGATGA
- a CDS encoding NAD(P)H-dependent glycerol-3-phosphate dehydrogenase: protein MRIGVIGAGAWGTALAQVAAKDDMPVTLWAREPEVVAAINEKQENTAFLPEVKLSPGIRATGRLGELAGMDALLVVVPAQHVRAVLAETPVGTTPMVLCAKGIEARTHLLVGEVAAEVHPHAPLAVLSGPTFAKEVASGLPTAVTLACEDAALRSALAERLASKTFRPYGASDVIGAEIGGAVKNVLAIACGVVDGAGLGQNARAALIARGFAEMTRFGMARGAQPETLSGLSGLGDLVLTCSSTQSRNFSLGVGLGQGRPAGALLSDRRTVAEGAFTAPVLRESAEVQGIDMPVTKAVCDLLEGADVLRVIDDLLARPLKKERV from the coding sequence ATGAGAATCGGAGTTATCGGTGCGGGTGCCTGGGGCACGGCGCTCGCACAGGTCGCGGCGAAGGACGATATGCCCGTCACGCTGTGGGCGCGCGAGCCGGAGGTGGTCGCCGCGATCAATGAGAAGCAGGAGAATACCGCCTTCCTGCCGGAGGTGAAGTTGTCCCCCGGCATCCGCGCCACGGGTCGGCTCGGCGAATTGGCCGGCATGGATGCGTTGCTTGTCGTAGTGCCGGCACAGCATGTTCGCGCCGTCCTTGCCGAGACGCCGGTCGGCACCACGCCGATGGTGCTGTGCGCCAAGGGGATCGAGGCGCGCACCCATCTGCTGGTCGGCGAGGTAGCGGCCGAGGTGCATCCCCACGCCCCGCTTGCCGTGCTGTCCGGTCCCACCTTCGCCAAGGAGGTGGCGTCCGGCCTGCCGACCGCGGTGACGCTCGCCTGCGAGGATGCGGCCTTGCGCAGCGCGCTGGCCGAACGGCTCGCGAGCAAGACTTTCCGTCCATATGGTGCAAGCGACGTGATCGGCGCGGAAATCGGTGGCGCGGTGAAGAATGTGCTGGCGATCGCGTGCGGCGTGGTCGACGGGGCGGGGCTGGGGCAGAATGCGCGCGCCGCGCTCATCGCCCGCGGCTTTGCGGAAATGACGCGCTTCGGCATGGCACGCGGCGCGCAGCCCGAAACGCTTTCCGGCCTTTCCGGGCTCGGCGACCTCGTGCTCACCTGCTCCTCGACCCAGTCGCGCAATTTCTCGCTTGGTGTGGGCCTGGGGCAGGGGCGGCCGGCCGGCGCGCTGCTGTCCGATCGCCGGACCGTGGCGGAGGGAGCATTCACCGCGCCGGTGCTGCGCGAATCCGCAGAGGTGCAGGGCATCGACATGCCGGTGACGAAGGCGGTGTGCGACTTGCTGGAAGGCGCCGATGTGCTTCGGGTGATCGACGACCTGCTGGCGCGACCGCTCAAGAAAGAGCGGGTATGA
- a CDS encoding CaiB/BaiF CoA transferase family protein, which yields MKPLQGIKVVELARILAGPWCGQLLADLGAEVIKIERPGAGDDTRTWGPPFLHGANGENLDAAYFHAANRGKQSRAIDITTPHGQQAVRDLVAEADVVIENYKVGGLKKYGLDHASLLAVNPRLITCSITGFGQTGPYAHRAGYDFIIQGMGGIMSLTGEPDGPPQKAGVAYADIFTGVYAATAILAALRRRDVEGTGAHIDMALLDAQVAVLANQALNWMAGGQVPHRMGNGHANLAPYQAFAASDGELIIAVGNDSQFRKLCAVLDLDLAGDERFATNPARVANRAALIPLLEAAIAPLGKADLAAALEAEGIPSGPINTVEEVFHDPQVVARGMQVAPGGLPGVASPIVIDGERMVADRPSPPRPANDA from the coding sequence ATGAAGCCCCTCCAAGGCATCAAGGTCGTCGAACTCGCACGCATCCTGGCGGGTCCATGGTGCGGGCAGTTGCTCGCCGATCTGGGGGCCGAGGTAATCAAGATCGAGCGGCCGGGTGCGGGCGACGATACGAGGACCTGGGGGCCGCCCTTCCTGCACGGCGCGAACGGCGAGAATCTCGACGCCGCCTATTTCCACGCCGCCAATCGCGGGAAGCAGAGCCGCGCCATCGACATCACGACGCCGCACGGTCAGCAGGCGGTACGCGATCTCGTCGCCGAAGCCGATGTGGTGATCGAGAACTACAAGGTCGGCGGGCTGAAGAAATACGGGCTCGACCATGCAAGCCTGTTGGCGGTCAACCCGCGGCTCATCACCTGCTCGATCACCGGTTTCGGCCAGACCGGCCCCTATGCCCACCGCGCCGGGTACGACTTCATCATTCAGGGCATGGGCGGGATCATGTCCCTGACCGGCGAGCCGGACGGCCCGCCGCAGAAGGCGGGCGTCGCCTATGCCGACATCTTCACCGGCGTCTATGCGGCGACCGCGATTCTCGCGGCGCTCCGCCGGCGCGATGTCGAGGGTACGGGCGCGCATATCGACATGGCGCTGCTCGACGCTCAGGTCGCCGTCCTCGCCAATCAGGCGCTCAACTGGATGGCAGGCGGCCAGGTGCCGCACCGCATGGGCAACGGCCATGCCAACCTCGCGCCCTATCAGGCGTTTGCGGCGAGCGATGGCGAACTGATCATCGCCGTCGGTAACGATTCGCAGTTCCGCAAGCTTTGCGCGGTGCTCGACCTGGATCTCGCGGGGGATGAACGCTTCGCCACCAATCCGGCGCGGGTCGCGAACCGCGCTGCGCTGATCCCCCTGCTGGAAGCGGCCATCGCGCCGCTCGGGAAAGCCGATCTCGCCGCCGCGCTGGAGGCCGAGGGCATCCCCTCGGGCCCGATCAACACGGTCGAGGAGGTATTCCACGACCCGCAGGTCGTCGCGCGAGGCATGCAGGTGGCGCCGGGCGGCTTGCCGGGGGTGGCGAGCCCGATCGTGATCGATGGCGAACGCATGGTCGCCGACCGCCCGAGCCCGCCGAGGCCCGCCAATGACGCATGA
- a CDS encoding DUF72 domain-containing protein, protein MSRKRIRVGIGGWTYPPWRGVFYPDDLVQKRELEYASRQVTAIEINATYHRLQKPESFANWARVVPDDFVFTVKASRYVTNRKVLAEAGEPIETFCNQGLSELGDKLGPILWQFMATKKFDAEDFGAFLALLPEKQDGLRLRHAVQVRNDSFHTPEFVAMCRKAGVAIVYADSAEYPAIADMTADFTYARLENAEERYVDGYSPSRLDDWAMAAKCWAEGGAPAGLPTFGEKAETVPRDTFVFMINGFKEKAPAAAQALLARL, encoded by the coding sequence ATGAGCAGGAAGCGAATCCGTGTCGGCATCGGCGGCTGGACCTATCCTCCCTGGCGCGGCGTCTTCTATCCGGACGACCTGGTTCAGAAGCGGGAACTGGAATATGCGTCGCGGCAGGTGACGGCGATCGAGATCAACGCGACCTATCACCGGCTGCAAAAGCCCGAAAGCTTCGCCAACTGGGCCAGGGTCGTGCCGGACGACTTCGTCTTCACGGTGAAGGCATCGCGCTACGTCACCAACCGCAAGGTGCTGGCCGAAGCAGGTGAACCGATCGAAACCTTCTGCAATCAGGGGCTGTCGGAACTCGGCGACAAGCTTGGTCCCATCCTGTGGCAGTTCATGGCGACCAAGAAATTCGACGCAGAGGATTTCGGTGCGTTTCTGGCACTGCTTCCCGAAAAGCAGGACGGGCTGAGGCTGCGTCACGCCGTCCAGGTGCGCAACGACAGCTTCCACACGCCCGAGTTCGTCGCGATGTGCCGCAAGGCCGGCGTCGCCATCGTCTATGCCGATTCGGCCGAATATCCGGCGATTGCCGACATGACCGCCGATTTCACATATGCCCGCCTGGAAAATGCCGAGGAACGCTATGTCGACGGCTATTCCCCGTCCAGGCTGGACGACTGGGCGATGGCGGCGAAATGCTGGGCGGAAGGCGGCGCGCCCGCCGGCCTTCCGACGTTCGGCGAAAAGGCTGAAACGGTGCCGCGCGACACCTTCGTGTTCATGATCAACGGGTTCAAGGAGAAGGCGCCGGCCGCCGCACAGGCGCTGCTCGCCCGGCTATAG
- a CDS encoding TonB-dependent receptor has translation MAGAVHCAPVFAQSTQQAATDDSQTDSTSSEGQEIVVTGRAGNDERKKVDTSYAISTITQQDLQMRAPIGLANALKQVPGFYVTSTSGEISNGLRVRGIPSDGYQTVALLEDGIPIQADPGLGWLNGDQSLRLDQTVERIEVVRGGPSSIFYSNAPGAAINFITRRGTDHVEGELRYEGANYNSHRLDGWLSGPIGSSDWRFLAGGYYRLSDGQHHVGYKLDKGGQFRVNVSRDFDHGSVMFGVKRIDEKVGNWRGGVYTTDADGDVVSVPGFDDRRDAIAGPDTRYFDFLTPDGPYRFDASTNATVRLTQLTFDANYDLSDRFKVEERARYRTSWTRRNEVTLYNVAKASDLLTSLYGNAVNADAGQSLGLFYRNTGTEFGYANQNGNGLALVDLARSHTVPLDEFITDTRVTGNLDALGHHDLALGFYFANVNEEYNVNSAAILTDVTDNASVLDAYLLDAEGNKIYQFTDNGVAQYGAEFANSSGESDTIAVYASDEWQLTPKLRLDAGIRWEQIRTTGQVEGRETVDLDQSPTAADDSVAVGNGIFTPFSRKFDHTSWTVGANYQFQPDWGLFLRYTDAFRLPSISSFITNAGADPVVQTMNFLEGGIKFSRPTFDFYLTGFRSIYNSYEIDDYREEADGTLEPFRVFGDTRTWGTELEATWRPVDWFDLHGSWTWQDARFSSFVFTNSDGVLTDYSHHKLNGVPANIFRLTPGFNLFDRKLRLQADVNYNGDLYTDVANDIRLPSYWTLDIDASYNVTPRLQLNLIVENVTNTFGLVNGNPRAGTIDNSEAGQAIFIGSSLAARSFRGAITYRF, from the coding sequence ATGGCTGGCGCGGTGCATTGCGCGCCCGTCTTCGCCCAATCGACTCAGCAGGCTGCTACGGATGACAGCCAGACCGATTCGACATCATCGGAGGGGCAGGAGATCGTCGTCACCGGCCGTGCCGGCAATGACGAGCGCAAGAAGGTCGACACCAGCTATGCGATCTCGACCATCACCCAGCAGGATCTGCAGATGCGCGCGCCGATCGGCCTTGCCAACGCGCTGAAACAGGTGCCCGGCTTTTACGTGACCAGCACCTCCGGCGAAATCAGCAACGGCCTGCGCGTGCGCGGCATTCCGAGCGACGGCTATCAGACCGTCGCGCTGCTCGAGGACGGTATTCCGATCCAGGCCGATCCGGGCCTCGGCTGGCTGAACGGCGACCAGTCGCTGCGCCTTGACCAGACGGTGGAGCGGATCGAGGTGGTGCGCGGCGGTCCATCCTCGATCTTCTATTCCAACGCGCCGGGCGCGGCGATCAACTTCATCACCCGCCGCGGCACCGACCATGTCGAAGGCGAACTGCGCTACGAAGGCGCCAACTATAATTCGCACCGCCTAGACGGATGGCTCAGCGGCCCGATCGGATCGAGCGACTGGCGCTTCCTGGCGGGCGGCTATTACCGGCTTTCCGATGGTCAGCACCATGTCGGCTACAAGCTCGACAAGGGCGGTCAGTTCCGCGTCAACGTCTCGCGCGATTTCGACCACGGCTCGGTCATGTTCGGGGTGAAGCGGATCGACGAGAAGGTCGGCAACTGGCGCGGCGGAGTCTATACCACCGACGCCGATGGCGACGTGGTCAGCGTCCCCGGCTTCGATGATCGGCGCGACGCGATCGCCGGCCCGGACACGCGCTATTTCGATTTCCTCACGCCCGACGGCCCCTATCGTTTCGACGCATCGACCAACGCCACCGTTCGCCTGACGCAGCTCACGTTCGACGCGAACTACGATCTTTCCGACCGTTTCAAGGTGGAAGAACGCGCGCGATACCGGACGAGCTGGACGCGGCGCAACGAGGTGACGCTCTATAATGTCGCCAAGGCGAGTGACCTTCTGACGTCGCTATACGGTAATGCGGTGAATGCGGACGCGGGGCAGAGCCTGGGGCTGTTCTATCGCAACACCGGGACGGAGTTCGGTTACGCCAACCAGAACGGCAACGGCCTCGCGCTTGTCGATCTCGCGCGGTCGCATACCGTCCCGCTCGACGAGTTCATCACCGACACGCGTGTCACCGGCAATCTTGACGCGCTGGGCCATCACGACCTCGCGCTCGGCTTCTATTTCGCCAACGTCAACGAGGAATACAACGTCAACAGCGCGGCGATCCTGACCGACGTCACCGACAATGCGTCTGTTCTCGACGCCTATCTGCTCGATGCCGAGGGCAACAAAATCTATCAATTTACCGACAACGGAGTCGCGCAATATGGCGCCGAATTCGCCAATTCGAGCGGCGAATCGGACACGATCGCCGTCTATGCCAGCGACGAATGGCAGTTGACGCCGAAGCTGCGCCTCGATGCGGGCATTCGCTGGGAACAGATCCGCACCACCGGCCAGGTCGAAGGGCGTGAGACGGTCGATCTGGACCAGAGCCCGACGGCGGCCGACGATTCGGTGGCGGTCGGCAACGGCATCTTCACGCCGTTCTCGCGCAAGTTCGATCATACCTCCTGGACGGTGGGCGCGAATTACCAGTTCCAGCCCGATTGGGGCTTGTTCCTGCGCTACACCGATGCCTTCCGGCTGCCGAGCATTTCGAGCTTCATCACCAATGCCGGCGCCGATCCCGTCGTGCAGACGATGAATTTCCTCGAAGGCGGCATCAAGTTTTCACGACCGACATTCGATTTCTACCTCACCGGCTTCCGCAGCATCTACAACAGCTACGAGATCGACGATTATCGTGAGGAAGCCGACGGCACGCTGGAGCCGTTCCGCGTGTTCGGCGACACGCGGACCTGGGGCACCGAGCTGGAGGCGACCTGGCGGCCGGTCGACTGGTTCGACCTGCATGGCTCGTGGACCTGGCAGGATGCGCGTTTCAGCAGTTTCGTGTTCACCAACAGCGACGGCGTGCTCACCGACTATTCGCATCACAAGCTGAACGGCGTGCCGGCGAACATCTTCCGCCTCACGCCGGGCTTCAACCTGTTCGACCGCAAGCTGCGGTTGCAGGCCGACGTGAACTATAATGGCGATCTTTACACCGATGTCGCCAACGACATCCGGTTGCCGTCCTATTGGACGCTCGACATCGACGCCAGCTACAATGTCACGCCGCGGTTGCAGCTCAACCTGATCGTCGAGAACGTCACCAACACCTTCGGGCTGGTCAACGGCAATCCGCGCGCCGGCACGATCGACAACAGCGAGGCGGGACAGGCGATCTTCATCGGCAGTTCGCTCGCGGCGCGCAGTTTCCGCGGTGCGATCACCTATCGTTTCTGA
- the tsaD gene encoding tRNA (adenosine(37)-N6)-threonylcarbamoyltransferase complex transferase subunit TsaD, which produces MALILGLESSCDETAAALITSDRDVLSHKLAGQEAAHAPYGGVVPEIAARAHVEILGPLIEAAFAESGKTLADVDAIAATAGPGLIGGVMVGLVTAKALALASAKPLVAVNHLEGHALSPRLADASLEFPYLLLLVSGGHCQLLLVEGVGRYRRLATTIDDAAGEAFDKTAKLLGLGFPGGPAVERAAAKGDPQSVKLPRPLLGSREPHFSFAGLKSAVLRARDAGTHSAQDIAASFQQAVVDCLTDRTRGALEQAAEATALVVAGGVAANQAVRGNLEALAAEAGLRFVAPPLWLCTDNAAMIGWAGAERYAAGLTDPLDIAARARWPLDANAEKVRGAGVKA; this is translated from the coding sequence ATGGCGCTGATACTGGGTCTGGAATCGAGCTGCGACGAAACCGCCGCCGCGCTGATCACGAGCGACCGCGACGTCCTGTCGCACAAGCTGGCGGGGCAGGAGGCGGCGCATGCGCCTTATGGCGGCGTCGTGCCGGAGATCGCGGCGCGCGCGCATGTCGAGATCCTCGGTCCGCTGATCGAGGCGGCGTTTGCTGAATCCGGCAAGACGCTCGCCGATGTCGATGCCATCGCCGCAACCGCCGGTCCGGGGCTGATCGGCGGCGTGATGGTGGGGCTGGTGACGGCAAAGGCGCTCGCGCTCGCCTCGGCCAAGCCGCTCGTGGCGGTCAATCACCTGGAGGGCCATGCGCTCAGCCCGCGGCTTGCCGATGCCAGCCTGGAATTTCCCTATCTTCTGCTGCTCGTATCGGGCGGGCATTGCCAATTGCTGCTCGTGGAGGGCGTCGGCCGCTATCGCCGGCTTGCCACGACGATAGACGATGCTGCGGGCGAGGCGTTCGACAAGACGGCGAAGCTGCTCGGCCTGGGCTTTCCCGGTGGACCCGCGGTGGAGCGCGCAGCGGCGAAGGGCGATCCGCAATCGGTGAAGCTGCCGCGCCCGCTGCTCGGCTCGCGCGAACCGCATTTCTCCTTTGCCGGCTTGAAGAGCGCGGTGCTGAGGGCGCGCGATGCCGGCACCCATAGCGCGCAGGACATCGCCGCTTCGTTCCAGCAGGCGGTCGTCGATTGCCTGACCGACCGCACGCGGGGCGCGCTGGAACAGGCGGCGGAAGCCACGGCGCTGGTCGTGGCGGGCGGCGTGGCGGCCAATCAGGCGGTGCGCGGCAATCTGGAGGCGCTGGCCGCCGAAGCCGGCCTGCGCTTCGTCGCGCCGCCATTATGGCTGTGCACCGACAATGCCGCGATGATCGGCTGGGCCGGGGCCGAGCGATACGCCGCGGGGCTGACCGATCCGCTCGACATTGCGGCGCGGGCACGCTGGCCCCTTGACGCCAATGCCGAAAAAGTTCGCGGCGCGGGAGTGAAAGCATGA
- a CDS encoding acyl-CoA dehydrogenase produces the protein MAGMGRFDWQDPFALDAQLTDEERMVRDTAHGYARSRLLPRVEKAYLDEHFDRAILSEMGELGLLGATIAPEYGGAGLGYVSYGLIAREVEAVDSGYRSAMSVQSSLVMHPIHAYGTEEQKRKYLPRLATGEWVGCFGLTEPDAGSDPGGMKTRAKKTDGGYSLSGSKMWITNSPIADVFIVWAKSDAHGGRIKGFVLEKGMKGLSAPRIEGKLSLRASITGEIVMDEVEVGEDALLPGVEGLKGPFGCLNRARYGIAWGTMGAAEFCMAAARQYTLDRQQFGVPLASKQLVQMKLADMETEIALGLQATLRAGRMFDEGTLAPEAISLIKRNNCGKALNIARVARDMHGGNGISGEFHVIRHAINLETVNTYEGTHDVHGLILGRAITGIAAF, from the coding sequence ATGGCAGGCATGGGCCGGTTCGACTGGCAGGATCCTTTCGCGCTCGACGCGCAACTGACCGACGAGGAGCGCATGGTGCGCGACACCGCGCACGGCTATGCGCGCTCCAGGCTGCTGCCGCGTGTGGAGAAAGCCTATCTCGACGAGCATTTCGACCGCGCGATCCTGTCGGAAATGGGCGAGCTGGGCCTGCTCGGCGCGACGATCGCGCCCGAATATGGCGGCGCGGGGCTGGGCTATGTCAGCTACGGCCTGATCGCGCGCGAGGTCGAAGCGGTCGATTCGGGCTATCGCAGCGCGATGAGCGTCCAGTCGAGCCTTGTCATGCACCCGATCCATGCCTACGGCACCGAGGAGCAGAAGAGAAAGTATCTGCCCAGGCTGGCGACCGGCGAATGGGTCGGCTGTTTCGGGCTGACCGAGCCCGATGCCGGCTCCGACCCCGGCGGCATGAAGACGCGCGCGAAAAAAACCGACGGCGGCTATTCGCTGTCGGGGTCGAAGATGTGGATCACCAATTCGCCGATCGCCGATGTCTTCATCGTCTGGGCGAAATCGGACGCGCATGGCGGCAGGATCAAGGGCTTCGTGCTCGAAAAAGGCATGAAGGGCCTGTCGGCGCCCAGGATCGAGGGCAAGCTGTCGCTTCGCGCGTCGATCACCGGCGAAATCGTGATGGACGAGGTAGAGGTCGGCGAGGATGCGCTGCTGCCAGGCGTGGAGGGGCTGAAGGGGCCGTTCGGCTGCCTCAACCGCGCGCGCTACGGTATCGCCTGGGGGACGATGGGGGCGGCCGAGTTCTGCATGGCAGCCGCGCGGCAATATACGCTCGACCGCCAGCAGTTCGGCGTGCCGCTCGCCTCCAAGCAGCTCGTCCAGATGAAGCTTGCCGATATGGAGACCGAGATCGCGCTCGGCCTGCAGGCGACATTGCGCGCCGGCCGCATGTTCGACGAGGGCACGCTCGCCCCCGAAGCGATCAGCCTGATCAAGCGCAACAATTGCGGCAAGGCCCTGAATATCGCCCGCGTCGCGCGCGACATGCACGGCGGCAACGGTATCTCGGGCGAATTCCACGTCATCCGACACGCGATCAATCTCGAAACGGTCAACACCTACGAAGGCACCCACGACGTCCACGGCCTGATCCTCGGCCGCGCAATCACCGGGATCGCGGCGTTCTAG